TCTCTTATTTAAAGGATAAACAAAGCAAATTTCTCTTATTTAAAGGATAAACAATCATACACATAACTCTGCAAAGATTCTTCAAGTAGCTCCTTTGTTCCCACCAGCAATAGTTGTAGTTCAGGTCTTGAACTTGGAGCGGCCAACATAGTGAGAGACTTTATGATCATCAATCATCATCAAACGtatttctcatctttttttTCACGCGATCGATATAATTAGAAaatatttcattatcatctttaGGTCCTTCATTTATCTGATAATGAACTGTAGTGAACATGTTCTTTACAGGGGACTTGTTCACATGAGGTTCAACTTTCGCGCCTTTATAAGGATCTTGATTCTGCTGATGGAGCTTGTTCACAGGTTTCAGAGTTTCAGCTTTAAACTTGGGTGTGGCACTTTCTCCTGCAATGTGATTATATTCTACACGTACCTGTCGAGACATAATATAATTAACTACGGTAATTAAAAGTGCGCAAAGAGTAACAACTTAATTTTTCGAGATTATATGATCACTCAATTCCACATCTTATTAAATCAGGTAAGAGAAATTGGGTTCAAGTCTCACTATCATTCAttagcaaaacaaaaaatttcacGTATTTGACTAATGAAAAAGAATTAGGCTCACACATGAGAAAGCGTGTTGATCACATAACAAGTACCCCTtgtgtcccaatttatatcAGAGGGTTCAGAGTATGAAGATCAAAATACTCAATTTTGCCTGTGTTCGCTTGTAGATTCTTCAAaacatttaaaataaaatatacttatttaAATTCTACACGAAAAGTATTACAAATCAATACAGGGGCGACTTAAGAATATTAGGGGCCTAAAGCTAAACTTTAATAAAATGCCttattcaaaaaacaaaaacaaaaaaaattgagtaacTTGATTCATGCTTATGATTGACATACTTGAATTTTGAtactgataaaaaaaaaatattgctatACTATTatgaggtaaaaaaaaaaaaaattaatttttaaaaatttaaagaaaaagatagtattaagttgataacttgatatcaaaataaaattctattgtttcaatttatccttaaactctttattttatctttactGAGATGATTTGTAGctatacaaatatttatgacttgttttatatcacaatttttttttaaaaaaaaaatctttcttaaatttcatatCAAGTtaaattacatcacataaaataaaacGTTGAGGatattaactttaaaaaatggGGCGCCTCAACCCATGCTTGACTTGCTTGGCCCTTGAGCCGGCGCTGAATACAGTTAATGAGCCAAAAGATTTAGACATGTTATTAAATCAAGTAAGAGATTTTGGGTTCAAGTCTCACGACAACCCATTAGCAAAAAAATACTTCCAATGAAAAAGAATTAGACTCACACACACTGAGCGAGTGTATTGAGACGTAATAAGTAATTAAAATGGTCAGACAATTCAACAATACCATGTTAGAGGCAGTACTAGACATGTTCTGATATTTCTGGCCATTTAACTCAAGAGGAATGGTGGATCCACTTTGAGCAACTAGCTTGAATTTGGTGGCTTTAGCAGGGTCATTTCTGTGATGATCTGTGCTTGCTACTATTGGCTTGGTAGCTGAATTAGTAGCAGAAATGGGATTTTGTGTCTGTGGATGAACTGTAGAAATTCGTCGAAAAGCTGGACTTATATTCACTACTCTGAAAATCTTTTCACATACACGTTGGGACTCTGTGTTTTTGGTGGTGATTTGGTTCTTTTCCATTTCGAGTACTCTTCAAAATTACAGGGAACTATACTTTGGGAAATAGTAGCTAATGTGTGATCTGAGATGGAGCAAAGAGGGTTGGAAAGAGCAAATAAATAAGGGGAAAGTAAGGaatttaatttagatttatatatattaaaacttAATCATGTGTCACTCGTTGGTGTGAACAGTTTAATTTCATAGAGGCCAAATTTCAAGCAGATATTCCTCATCGGCCATTAGCAAACAAACTTCTCCAAGATTCCACACAAGGTGTCTGGCTAGTCATTAGGGGATATATTCGCGTTGATGACTTTCTGTTGTTTTCTTATTTAACAGACGCATTTAAAGTTTTATACACtattaatataaataatttcttatttattcaaaatatatcTATCAGTAAGTCttctcaaaatataaaatttcaaattttgaaaatcagctatgttatatatattatgataacttgatagtataaaaaatatttacggTGTATATTATTTAAACTCTTAAAGAAAAATGAGCGCAACAACTATTAATAAAGTGCAATTTGGTAAGCTTCGAAACTATAAATAAGCACGCACGAAATATCATGTACAATTCATTCacaaatacttttttttaaactattggGTGCAATCAAcctaatatttttgaaaagtttccaGCTCTGTATGTATAATACTctctctgttttaatttatgtgaatctattttttttaattcgtgtcaaaatgaatgatctctttcctaatttaaaaataaatttactttatgaaatgatttacagccacataaatatttattttttcttaaatatcaTGTCCAGTTAAACAGGAGTATTAAAACTTAGAGAGCACGCACTTGAAGCTGAAGGGACTGCTGCTATAATTAAGTGCAAACTTGGTAAAGATGGACCTACGTCACAGTAGCTGACATCATCGCCAATGACCATATAAAAAGCAGATGGCATCAGATACGATACGGCCTCAAAGTCTAAAAGTAGCACTGCACTTTCAGTAATATTTCAATGAGCtgttgcttgtaagaaataaaatatcattaatttttGTTGGGGACTTTGAGAGACGGTAATCAAACACATAATtaggattttgaatttatgaattttaaatattaaaaaataaaaagaaaaaagttattgGGTTTCTAACTTTCTAtgcattatttatatatattagatggatttttaacacaaatacaGAGTCTTGCACCGTCAAAACGATTGAATTATTAAACCCGTAATTAGAATACCAGCTTCACCCCTGATGATAATGCGAAGTTGCGAACACCCTGCTTCCTTGGGTATAAAAGAATATACTAATAAAGAAATAGAAAACGGGGATATTG
This portion of the Lycium ferocissimum isolate CSIRO_LF1 chromosome 1, AGI_CSIRO_Lferr_CH_V1, whole genome shotgun sequence genome encodes:
- the LOC132049046 gene encoding uncharacterized protein LOC132049046 produces the protein MEKNQITTKNTESQRVCEKIFRVVNISPAFRRISTVHPQTQNPISATNSATKPIVASTDHHRNDPAKATKFKLVAQSGSTIPLELNGQKYQNMSSTASNMVRVEYNHIAGESATPKFKAETLKPVNKLHQQNQDPYKGAKVEPHVNKSPVKNMFTTVHYQINEGPKDDNEIFSNYIDRVKKKMRNTFDDD